In Fragaria vesca subsp. vesca unplaced genomic scaffold, FraVesHawaii_1.0 scf0513160_u, whole genome shotgun sequence, a single window of DNA contains:
- the LOC101297403 gene encoding lysine histidine transporter 1-like, whose translation MSESELARQQKINDWLPITSARNAKWWYSAFHNVTAMVGAGVLSLPYALSQLGWGPGIVILILSWIITLYTLWQMVEMHEMVPGKRFDRYHELGQQAFGPKLGLWIVVPQQVVVEVGVCIVYMVTGGKSLKKVHDVLCPSCKDIRTIFWIMIFASCHFVLSHLPNFNSMSVVSLAAAVMSLSYSTIAWAASLHKGRSPDVDYSYRAKTNGGAALNFFVGLGEVAFAYAGHNVVLEIQATIPSTPEKPSKGPMWKGVIVAYIIVAICYFPVAIAGFYVYGNTVDENILISLEKPAWLIAAANLFVVVHVIGSYQIYAMGVFDMIETFLVKKMNLPPSFILRFVTRTTYVAVTMVVAMAIPFFSGLLAFFGGFAFAPTTYFLPCIMWLAIYKPRPFTLSWFANWICIILGVTLMILAPIGALRNIVKKAKTYEFFS comes from the exons ATGTCCGAGTCTGAGCTTGCGAGGCAGCAGAAGATCAACGATTGGCTTCCCATCACTTCTGCTAGGAATGCCAAATGGTGGTACTCAGCTTTCCATAATGTCACTGCCATGGTTGGGGCTGGTGTCCTTAGTCTTCCTTATGCACTTTCACAGCTTGGCTG GGGTCCTGGTATCGTTATCCTTATTCTGTCATGGATCATCACCTTGTACACACTATGGCAAATGGTTGAGATGCATGAAATGGTGCCTGGCAAGCGGTTCGATAGATATCACGAGCTGGGACAACAAGCCTTTGGGCCGAAGCTGGGACTCTGGATTGTGGTACCTCAACAAGTAGTTGTTGAGGTTGGTGTTTGCATAGTCTATATGGTGACAGGAGGAAAATCATTGAAGAAAGTCCATGATGTGCTTTGTCCTAGCTGCAAAGATATCAGGACTATATTCTGGATTATGATTTTCGCTTCTTGTCACTTTGTTCTCTCCCATCTCCCCAACTTCAACTCCATGTCTGTTGTCTCACTCGCCGCAGCAGTAATGTCCCTTAG TTACTCAACAATTGCATGGGCAGCTTCATTACACAAGGGGAGATCACCAGATGTGGACTACAGCTACAGAGCCAAAACCAATGGTGGAGCTGCGCTTAACTTCTTTGTTGGGTTAGGAGAGGTAGCATTTGCCTATGCTGGTCACAATGTGGTTCTGGAGATCCAAGCAACCATTCCTTCAACGCCGGAGAAGCCTTCCAAGGGTCCTATGTGGAAAGGAGTGATTGTGGCATACATAATCGTGGCGATATGCTACTTCCCTGTTGCTATTGCTGGGTTTTATGTCTACGGGAACACCGTTGATGAGAACATCCTCATCTCGCTGGAGAAACCGGCCTGGCTAATTGCAGCTGCTAACTTGTTCGTTGTGGTTCATGTGATTGGAAGCTATCAGATATATGCAATGGGGGTGTTTGACATGATTGAAACGTTTTTggtcaagaaaatgaacttGCCACCGAGTTTCATTCTCCGCTTTGTTACTAGAACTACATATGTTG CGGTTACTATGGTTGTTGCCATGGCAATCCCTTTCTTCAGTGGCCTTCTCGCATTCTTTGGAGGATTCGCTTTCGCCCCAACAACATATTTT CTTCCCTGCATCATGTGGCTTGCCATCTACAAACCGAGACCATTCACTCTATCTTGGTTTGCTAACTGG ATCTGTATCATTCTTGGGGTTACTTTGATGATTCTAGCTCCTATTGGTGCACTAAGGAACATTGTCAAAAAAGCGAAAACCTATGAGTTCTTCTCTTAA
- the LOC101294528 gene encoding lysine histidine transporter 1-like codes for MVAGTLSDAELARQKQIDDWLPITSSRNAKWWYSAFHNVTAMVGAGVLSLPFALAELGWGPGIAILIMSWVITLYTLWQMVEMHEMVPGKRFDRYHELGQHAFGPKLGLWIVVPQQVIVEVGVCIVYMVTGGKSLKKVHDLLCPSCKDIKTSYWIMIFASCHFVLSHLPNFNSMSGISLAAAIMSLSYSTIAWTAAAHKGVVPDVDYSYKATTTSGTMFNFFGGLGEVAFAYAGHNVVLEIQATIPSTPEKPSKGPMWKGVVVAYIVVALCYFPVAIVGFYVYGNSVEDNILISLEKPAWLIAAANLFVVVHVIGSYQVFAMGVFDMIETFLVIKMKFRPSFVLRFVTRTTYVAITMFIGIAIPFFGGLLGFFGGFAFAPTTYFLPCIMWLAIYKPKPFSLSWCVNWVCIVLGVLLMILAPIGALRNIILQAKNYEFFS; via the exons ATGGTTGCGGGTACTTTGTCAGATGCTGAGCTTGCAAGACAGAAGCAGATCGATGATTGGCTTCCCATCACTTCTTCAAGGAATGCCAAATGGTGGTACTCGGCTTTCCACAATGTCACTGCCATGGTTGGGGCTGGTGTCCTCAGTCTTCCTTTTGCCCTTGCAGAGCTTGGCTG GGGTCCTGGAATTGCTATCCTTATTATGTCATGGGTGATCACCTTATACACACTGTGGCAAATGGTTGAGATGCATGAAATGGTGCCTGGCAAGCGGTTCGATAGGTATCACGAGCTAGGTCAACATGCCTTTGGGCCAAAGCTAGGGCTCTGGATTGTGGTGCCCCAACAAGTAATTGTTGAGGTTGGTGTTTGCATAGTCTATATGGTAACAGGAGGAAAATCACTGAAGAAAGTTCATGATTTGCTTTGTCCTAGCTGCAAAGATATCAAGACCTCATATTGGATTATGATTTTCGCTTCTTGTCACTTTGTGCTCTCCCATCTCCCAAACTTCAACTCCATGTCTGGTATCTCACTCGCTGCAGCAATCATGTCCTTGAG TTACTCAACTATTGCATGGACAGCTGCAGCACACAAGGGGGTCGTACCAGATGTGGACTACAGCTACAAAGCCACAACTACTTCCGGAACTATGTTCAACTTCTTTGGTGGGTTGGGAGAGGTAGCATTTGCCTACGCTGGTCACAATGTGGTTCTGGAGATCCAAGCAACCATTCCTTCGACGCCGGAGAAGCCTTCCAAGGGTCCAATGTGGAAAGGAGTGGTTGTGGCATACATAGTCGTGGCTCTTTGTTACTTCCCTGTTGCCATTGTTGGGTTTTATGTCTACGGAAACAGCGTTGAAGACAACATCCTCATCTCACTTGAGAAACCTGCCTGGCTAATTGCAGCTGCTAACTTGTTCGTCGTGGTTCATGTCATTGGAAGCTATCAGGTATTTGCAATGGGGGTGTTTGACATGATTGAAACCTTTTTGgtcatcaaaatgaaattcagACCTAGCTTCGTTCTCCGATTTGTTACTCGAACTACATATGTTG CAATTACTATGTTCATTGGCATAGCAATCCCTTTCTTCGGTGGCCTTCTCGGATTTTTTGGGGGATTTGCTTTCGCCCCAACAACATACTTT CTTCCCTGCATCATGTGGCTTGCCATctacaaaccaaaaccatttaGTCTATCTTGGTGTGTTAACTGG GTCTGTATCGTTCTTGGAGTTCTTTTGATGATTCTTGCTCCTATCGGTGCACTAAGGAACATCATACTGCAAGCGAAAAACTACGAGTTCTTCTCATAA
- the LOC101294819 gene encoding lysine histidine transporter 1-like has protein sequence MVAESLSDAELARQKEIDDWLPITSARNAKWWYSAFHNVTAMVGAGVLSLPYAISELGWGPGIAILILSWIITLYTLWQMVEMHEMVPGKRFDRYHELGQQAFGPKLGLWIVVPQQVIVEVGVCIVYMVTGGKSLKKVHNVLCPSCKDIKTSYWIMIFASSHFVLSHLPNFNSMSGISLAAAIMSLSYSTIAWATALNKGVVPNVDYSYKATTKAGTVFNFFSGLGDIAFAYAGHNVVLEIQATIPSTPEKPSKGPMWKGVVVAYIVVALCYFPVAIVGYYVYGNTVEDNILISLEKPAWLIAAANLFVVVHVIGSYQVFAMGVFDMLETFLVLKMKFRPSFLLRFVTRTTYVAITMFIGIAIPFFGGLLGFFGGFAFAPTTYFLPCIMWLAIYKPKIFSLSWCTNWFCIIVGVTLMLLAPIGALRGIILQAKTYKFFS, from the exons ATGGTTGCGGAGAGTTTGTCAGATGCTGAGCTTGCAAGACAGAAGGAGATCGACGATTGGCTACCTATCACTTCTGCGAGGAATGCGAAATGGTGGTACTCCGCTTTCCACAATGTCACTGCCATGGTTGGGGCTGGTGTCCTTAGTCTTCCTTATGCTATTTCAGAGCTAGGATG GGGTCCTGGTATTGCTATCCTTATTCTGTCATGGATCATCACCCTATACACACTATGGCAAATGGTTGAGATGCATGAAATGGTGCCTGGCAAGCGATTCGATAGGTACCACGAGCTGGGACAACAAGCCTTTGGGCCGAAACTAGGGCTTTGGATTGTGGTGCCACAACAGGTTATTGTTGAGGTTGGTGTTTGCATAGTCTATATGGTGACAGGAGGAAAATCATTGAAGAAAGTCCATAATGTGCTTTGTCCTAGCTGCAAAGATATCAAGACCTCATACTGGATTATGATTTTCGCTTCTTCTCACTTTGTGCTCTCCCATCTCCCCAACTTCAACTCCATGTCTGGTATCTCACTCGCCGCAGCAATCATGTCCTTGAG TTACTCGACTATTGCATGGGCAACTGCATTAAACAAGGGGGTCGTACCAAACGTGGACTACAGCTACAAAGCCACAACTAAGGCTGGAACTGTGTTCAACTTCTTTAGTGGGTTGGGTGACATAGCATTTGCCTATGCTGGTCACAATGTCGTTCTGGAGATCCAAGCAACCATTCCTTCGACGCCGGAGAAGCCTTCCAAGGGTCCTATGTGGAAAGGAGTGGTTGTGGCATACATAGTCGTGGCTCTATGTTACTTCCCTGTTGCTATTGTTGGGTATTATGTCTATGGAAACACCGTTGAAGACAACATCCTAATCTCGCTAGAGAAACCTGCCTGGCTAATTGCAGCTGCTAACTTGTTTGTTGTGGTTCATGTCATTGGAAGCTATCAGGTATTTGCAATGGGGGTGTTTGACATGCTTGAAACCTTTTTGGTCCTCAAAATGAAATTCAGACCCAGCTTCCTTCTGCGCTTTGTTACTCGAACTACATATGTTG CAATTACTATGTTCATTGGCATAGCAATCCCTTTCTTCGGTGGCCTTCTCGGATTTTTTGGGGGATTTGCTTTCGCCCCAACAACATACTTT CTTCCCTGCATCATGTGGCTTGCCATCTACAAACCGAAAATATTCAGTCTATCTTGGTGTACAAACTGG TTCTGTATCATTGTTGGCGTTACTCTGATGCTTCTAGCTCCCATTGGTGCACTAAGGGGCATCATTCTCCAAGCGAAAACCTACAAGTTCTTCTCTTAA